The Deltaproteobacteria bacterium DNA window GACGAGCCGGCGTCGGTGCTACAGCGGCCCCTCCACTGGCGTCTCGCGCTCGCCCCCTTCGCGGCGCTGGTCGAGCGGCACGTAACGGCGTTCGGGGTATCCCACGTAGAGCTGCTTCGGGCGCGTGATCTTCTGCTCCTCGTCGAGGACCAGCTCCGCCCACTGCGCCATCCAGCCCGCCGTGCGCGCGATCGCGAACAGGACGGGGAACATCGCCACCGGCAGCCCCATCGCCTCGTAGATGATCCCCGAGTAGAAGTCGACGTTCGGGTAGAGCTTGCGGCTGACGAAGTAGTCGTCGGCGAGCGCGATCCGCTCGAGCTCGAGGGCGATGTCGATGAGCGGGTTCCTGCCCGTCACCTCGAACACCTGATGCGCGATCTGCTTGATGATCTTCGCGCGCGGGTCGTAGTTCTTGTAGACGCGGTGGCCGAAGCCCATCAGCCGCCGCTCCCCGCCCTTCACCTGCCTGATGAGGCCCGGCACCCGGTCCTTCGAGCCGATCTCGTGCAGCATGTGCACGACCTCCTCGTTGGCCGAGCCGTGGCGCGGGCCGCCGAGCGCCGCCGCGGCCCCCGCCACCGCCGCATACGGGTCGGAGTGCGCGCTCCCGATCGTCCGCATGGTGGTGGACGAGCAGTTCTGCTCGTGGTCGGCGTGGAGGATGAAGAGCACGTCGAGCGCCCGCTCGAGGATGGGATCGGGCTTGTACTTGAGCTCGGTCATCTTGAACATCATGGAGAGGAAGTTGCCGGTGTAGGAGAGGTCGTTGTCGGGGTAGACGTAGGGCAGCCCGCGGCTGTGGCGGTAGGCGAACGCCGCGATGGTCGGCATCTTGCCGATGAGCCGCCGGGTCTGCATGCGCCGCGACTCGAGGTCCATGATGTTCCTGGCCTCGGGGTAGAAGGTGGAGAGCGCGCCCACCGTGGCGATCAGGATGCCCATCGGGTGCGCGTCGTAGCGGAAGCCCTCGATGAAGTGCTTCAGGTTCTCGTGCACGAGGGTGTGCATCTTGATGTTGCGCTGCCACATGGGGAAGTGGGAGACGGTCGGCAGCTCGCCCTTGACGATCAGGTAGGCGGTCTCGAGGAAGTTGCTCTTCTCGGCCAGCTCCTCGATCGGATAGCCGCGGTAGCGGAGGATGCCGCGCTCGCCGTCGATGTAGCTCACCTTGCTCTTGCAAGCGGCGGTGTTGAGGAGCGCCGGGTCGTAGCTGACGATGCCGAGCTGGGCGAGATCGGTGGCGCGGATGGCGCCGTGCTCGATGCGGAGCTCGATCTTCCTCCCGGTGCGGTTGTCGATGACGGTCAGCGTGTCGGCCATGCCCTCACCCCCCGTTCGGTCGCCCCCCTGAGCTAGCTAGACCCCTTCGGCGGCAGCGTCAATTGGCTCGCCTCTTCTCTCGGGCGCGGCGTCCGCTACACTCGTGGAGTGGCGAGCAAGGGGCG harbors:
- a CDS encoding citrate synthase, whose protein sequence is MADTLTVIDNRTGRKIELRIEHGAIRATDLAQLGIVSYDPALLNTAACKSKVSYIDGERGILRYRGYPIEELAEKSNFLETAYLIVKGELPTVSHFPMWQRNIKMHTLVHENLKHFIEGFRYDAHPMGILIATVGALSTFYPEARNIMDLESRRMQTRRLIGKMPTIAAFAYRHSRGLPYVYPDNDLSYTGNFLSMMFKMTELKYKPDPILERALDVLFILHADHEQNCSSTTMRTIGSAHSDPYAAVAGAAAALGGPRHGSANEEVVHMLHEIGSKDRVPGLIRQVKGGERRLMGFGHRVYKNYDPRAKIIKQIAHQVFEVTGRNPLIDIALELERIALADDYFVSRKLYPNVDFYSGIIYEAMGLPVAMFPVLFAIARTAGWMAQWAELVLDEEQKITRPKQLYVGYPERRYVPLDQRREGGERETPVEGPL